The Flavobacterium faecale genomic sequence GGAGTACATTATTGTGTGTTTCATTTACGGTATTTGTTTATTTGCTTACGCCCATTTTTTCACCTGTTTTACCTACCAATAGGTTACAGATTCTATTATTTTTCACGGTCATTTTCACGGTTCTTTTGTGTTGGAGGTTGTTTTATGTAAAATATTTGGCATCAACTAGATTTAGTCAAAATGCATTATTAATTTGTAGCGAAAGTGAAGTAGAGTCGCTTATTCAAGGATTAGAGAATATTGATCCACATTACAAAATAATCGCTTTCTCAGCAACAGACAGCAAGAGTGCAGCGCAATTAGATATAAGCCATTATATCGAATGTGTAGCAAATGAGAACCTACAAGCGTACCTGCAAAGCCATGGTGTTTCTGAGATTGTGGTAGCTTCTCAAATGAGTAACGGCATGTCACCTGCACTGTACCAGCAATTAATAAAAATATTAGAATCGGGTAAAATTATTAGAGAATACACTCAGGTCTATGAGTCCAAAACGTACCGCGTACCTGTGCAGTATATGTCGAGTGACTTTTATCGTTTTTTCCCTTTTAGTCGAAGCAATCAAAACAAGCTGTATCTATTCGTAGTTCGAATAATCGAATTAATAATTGCGTCAACAGGACTGCTCGGTGGACTTGTCTTATTACCCTTTATCTTCATCGGAAATTTGTTGGCCAATAGGGGGGAACTACTCTACAGTCAAGAACGTATTGGTAAAGATGGCCATCC encodes the following:
- a CDS encoding exopolysaccharide biosynthesis polyprenyl glycosylphosphotransferase: MYKDKIHFEISERKAILHLFDVFFVILALYLVGTYFDARYLKEVVATKSCLLLLVAYLNVFGIVFEFYNLQVASNEVQVLRSTLLCVSFTVFVYLLTPIFSPVLPTNRLQILLFFTVIFTVLLCWRLFYVKYLASTRFSQNALLICSESEVESLIQGLENIDPHYKIIAFSATDSKSAAQLDISHYIECVANENLQAYLQSHGVSEIVVASQMSNGMSPALYQQLIKILESGKIIREYTQVYESKTYRVPVQYMSSDFYRFFPFSRSNQNKLYLFVVRIIELIIASTGLLGGLVLLPFIFIGNLLANRGELLYSQERIGKDGHPFKILKLRTMVKNAEKNGAVFATLNDSRITAFGKFLRKTRIDELPQFINVLKGEMAIIGPRPERTEFVELIAKKMPFYETRHIIKPGLTGWAQVNYSYGENIDDSLIKLQYDLYYIKHRSFFLDLNITFKTITTVLFYRGQ